The Malus domestica chromosome 13, GDT2T_hap1 genome includes a window with the following:
- the LOC103430868 gene encoding multiple organellar RNA editing factor 2, chloroplastic-like translates to MVQTLIRAIAMATATTTATARHPTISLLVPKRLFSTSKLTNPPSIPSLMLGRRSLAPLSHAVRFPTPTTRYIPIRCRVNRSGGSYSPLNSGSNFSDRPPTEMAPLFPGCDYEHWLIVMDKPGGEGATKQQMIDCYVQTLAKVVGSEEEAKKKIYNVSCERYFGFGCEIDEETSNKLEGLPGVLFVLPDSYVDPEYKDYGAELYVNGEIVQRSPERQRRVEPQPSRAQDRPRYNDRTRYVRRRENVR, encoded by the exons ATGGTTCAAACCCTAATCCGAGCTATTGCCATggccaccgccaccaccaccgcAACCGCTCGCCACCCCACAATCTCTCTCCTAGTACCCAAACGCCTCTTCTCCACTTCCAAACTCACAAATCCCCCTTCCATCCCATCCCTCATGCTCGGCCGTCGATCCCTCGCCCCTCTCTCCCACGCCGTCCGATTCCCTACCCCTACCACCCGCTACATTCCGATCCGCTGCCGGGTCAACCGATCTGGCGGTTCTTACTCGCCCCTCAACTCGGGTTCGAACTTCAGCGACCGTCCACCCACTGAAATGGCCCCGCTTTTTCCTGGTTGTGACTACGAGCACTGGCTCATCGTCATGGATAAGCCCGGCGGCGAGGGTGCTACAAAGCAGCAGATGATCGATTGTTATGTTCAGACCCTGGCCAAGGTCGTCGGGAG CGAGGAAGAAGCAAAGAAGAAGATATACAATGTCTCTTGTGAGAGgtattttggttttggttgtgaGATTGATGAGGAGACCTCGAATAAGCTTGAAG GCTTGCCCGGTGTTCTTTTTGTTCTTCCGGATTCGTATGTTGATCCTGAGTACAAAGACTACGGTG CTGAGTTGTATGTGAATGGAGAAATTGTTCAAAGATCACCTGAGAGGCAGAGGAGGGTGGAGCCGCAGCCCTCGAGAGCTCAGGACAGACCAAGATACAATGACAGAACCCGTTATGTGCGCCGAAGGGAAAATGTCCGTTGA